The window CTATTTCGTTTCGAGTTTTTCCTTCTGGGGATAGCCACGTCTACTTTCTTTGAGattttttcttatagaatgtgttTATTGATAGTATTTGTGGGCTTATAGGAAGTTAACTAAGGTTTCTTCTTTCTCAGTTCTAACTCAAGAGCCGAATTGTCTTATATAGTTTTCGGTTTTTTCAAGTCGTTGTCCGAtcttagcgttgaagtctcctattaTCATCGTATACGTGCTATGATAGTTCGTGCTAGTTGCTGCAATTTTCCCATTAAATTCGTCTATCTCTTCATCGTGCTGCggttggagcgtatacttgaattaTTTTCAGGGAGATGTTCTCGTTTAAATTTAGCTTAATCATTGCAATTCTTTAAGATATTCCTCCTACGAATGGCTCTACTTTATGTGCATATTTCTTGTAAATTAGAAATCCTACGCCATCTAGTGTTATGCACTCTTCCCCTTTCCTTTTTATGTTTGCTAGACCAACTATGTCCCAGTTTAAGTCCTTGATGTCTTCTTCGAGTTTATAGACTTTTTCATCTTGGCTTAAGGACCTTATATTTAGAGTTGCGATGTTCAATCGTCTGgtttttagcgatttcttgcttcCCCCAGATTCCATGAAGCTGTTCTTTTTTTCAAAGGAGTGGGATTTGCCATTACTGTATGGTCTACCCATTTGCCATATTCCTGTTAGGAGGTTTTTTAGCCTTATAACAATATGCTGGCTAGACGGTTTGGTGAGTTattttatacaatccctaaaatcaagggagtgccacttccgccatccacaccATACCGAAGGTATTCTTCTCCGCCGTAGCTGCCGTTGTgtacttcatccgtgaccctgaaCAAGGGgccctaagcaggtactagtttcccgagTCAGGAAATACCTGAAATCTGCGGATGGCAGAGATTGGTTCATATAGGGCTATCCAAAGgagttcatatatatatatatatatatatatatatatatatatatatatatatatatatatatatatatatatatatatatatatatatatatgtaaattgcAAAGgatacgaccgttgattaaatttaaaatatattcaatagttgaatagcagaggtttgatcggtcaataattgccaaatgaaagtcgtcaactacttcattgatttatttaaatacgttttgcttttttttaaagcatcatcagttcaaaaaacaatttgtaggttttttctaGACGTTATAGAAACTCTACGAaaacttaacattaaaacttactaactaaacgagaaaaaagaaacaaaaaacacaaggaAAAACTGTAAAAGAGCACTATTGTTCATTTCAGTGTGGTTTGACCATTGAAAcctgaaagagcttaaaccaacattcaaatgaagccatcggtcaaaattaaatgaacaatagtgctcttttacagtttttcttgtgttttttgtttcttttttctcgtttagttagtaagttttaatgttaagttatcgtagagtttttatcaCATCtagaaaaaacctacaaattgttttttgaactgatgatgcttttaaaaataaaagcgaaacgtatttaaataaatcaataaagtagtggacgactttcatttgccaatgatggaccgatcaaacctctgctattcaactattgaatatattttaaatatatatatatatatatatatatatatatatatatatatatatatatatatatatatatatatatatatatatatatatatatatatatatatatatatatatgaaaacagATTAATCAGATTAAACAGAATAATCAGATTAAACAGATTAATGCCAATAAAAAAATTGGGACTCTTATTTAAAGTTAAAGACTCTTagttaaaaataagataaataaaGGTGTAGCTGGAGATCGTTTATtacacaaaagaaaataaaataaaagttttaaaaagcaatttaataatatataaagttTACAAGGAACAATATAAAATTGATTTTGATTGATTGAAAATGTTAACATCCTTCGCACCAACACTTCAAACTGGCACTGCAATGTCCGCCTCCACGCCCTTCTTCATGGCATACTCTGCGACAAGTATCATTATCCCATACTGCACATGGACCACCATATCTTCCAGAAAGGCAATCACCAAATGCCAACTCCGTGCCAATGGTAAGAATTAGAAGAATGGCAAAAATTAAATATCccttcatttttgaaataaatcaaTGTATTAGCTGTACAAGTACTATAGTAAAACACGAAGTCTAAATATTGAATGGTAATTAGAAGGAGTATGTGAATATTTATATGCTCAAAAGTAATTTGTTTTCTTCAGTAAGTTGATGATAggaaataaatatgaaaattcTTAATTACTTAATAATAGACTTACCAAGTAATTTACGCGCAATATTATGTGTTtggtttaaatattattaaagttcCACGAACAAATAAATACTTTTCCACATTAGCTTGTACCAAATCAAATGACATTTTTATCAGAAATGGTAAAATTCTTCATAAAAAACGAATTATACTGCAAATTTATAGTTTTCAGATTTACTGTAATACTAGAATGTCTAGTaataaaaacaaaggaaaaagaaaagtaaacaatCTTTATTAAAGAGTAAAAGCTATTATGTTATTTAATCTTCAATATCTCCTTTATTACCATGCTTTTTCCTCTTCTTAGACTGCTTTCTTcctacgaaggttggcaatcattatatttatttttatttttgaacttgctattctaaacaaatcaatcgatctgaaTTGATACCAATCAAGTAGATCCTTTAACCACGAATTGTTTTTTCTGTGGGTGTGTAATTTCATGTCTCTTTATATTACTTTTACTAAAGTCAAAAGGAGTTCAGAATTAAGTGTATTGGCTTTTAATGCCAAATATTGTGGCTTCGATCCCTGCTACAAGAATCAAAAAATAGGTATTATTTAGGCATCTACTTCGAAGATACCTAGAaaataggctattgattatgtccAAAAAAAAGTATAACAGTGACTACAAGGTTTTTAATTGCATTAAACCGAAGAACTTGTAATCCTTTACAGTTAGTAACTGCCTTGCCAATGGGACCTGTGAAAACTTTTGGTCCACTTATAGTATCATCTACATGTTGAAAAAGATGACGCAATGTCAGTTTATTATCGTGTAGTTAGCAAATAAGCCACTGGACTGGACGTTGAAACTTAATTTCCAATAATCCAATAACGGCACCTTTGATTCCTACATTAACGGCAGTGCCATCACAGCCAAAAGCCATTATTTGATTTGGATCAGGGTTTAGAGCTCATGCCAGAGATTACACAAGCGAAAtcgaataaaaaatataaaaaaacaacaaagtaCCAGAGAAGATTAAGTCGTAAGAGAAGCTATAAAGATAGGCAaacgtgcccttctcaaccaaataaaaattttgtttaacctttgtctaacagattgttgcataccggaaacatggaaccataatgcaataataattttactacacaagaaaggagacaaggagcacctagaaaactatagaccaattagcTTATTAAatcacatctataaaatgtttactcgaacgacaagactagaaaaaaagttggatttCTACCAGCCCTGAGAACAAGCCGacttccgctcaaaattcggaacaaacgatcacctatgCGTTCTTCCtcttatgacatacggagcagaaactcttactctcacaaaaacaacagcactaaaaatgcgcgtggcacaaaggcgcatagAAAGATAGATTCTCGGCGTGTCAAAAAAAGACAGAATAAGGAACCAAGATTTAAAGAAAAGAACAGGGGCCACTGATGTCTCGAatgtatagccaagctgaaatggaattgggcaggtcacatagcgagactaaaagacacaagatggaccagaaaactaattgactgtctcccaagagaagacaaacgcagtagaggacgaccaccaacacgctggatggacaaCATGAAActaatatccaagaaatggcaacacgATACACAGAACCCTGAAGAGTAGCGAAAACtgggagagacctatgttcagcagtgaaaaaaagaggttgcatgatgattcAGAGTTTGGTACTTTGAATATGGTAAAATATTCCTCCTGAATCACTCTTCTATATCAATGTTTTATCTTCTCCACCATCGTAAAATAATCCGATGATATCTGTATTAAAAATTATAGATTTATCTGTCAATGTAGCCCTAGCTTTGGAACGAGCTCGTCGAACTTTACTTCTGTCTATAACTCGTAatgaatttttttatgtaatgaaaccAATGTCTTGAAAATCTACAGAAATGATTGCAGCTCCAGCATTAGCTCAAACCCCATAACGATCTAATGTTCTGGCAACAACTCGAAATGTGACTTTAGTGATTGTGAGTGAAAAAGTGGAAATAATCGTTTGCGTTTGGAAGATCTCAAtttcactattttttttaatatatctatctgTTAAACATTTGATCGTATCTTTGAAGTCGTAGGTGATTTAGAAGTGCTAGGAAGAGATTCCACTTCTATTTGCAAGGCTCTTTATTCTTTACGTTGGTTTTATTGGTGTGATctattttaattcttcttctcATTATTTTAAACGCTTTACAATCTAAACTACCAATCACTATTTTACGGTCAGTCCGTTGGTCGATTAAGAAATTTCGTCCTAATATTGAAATTTTTCGGTTTCTAGGACAGTTGCAATCTCTGTACTCTAAATATTTGTAAGTAGCAACATCAAACAATTTTTTGCTATCCTCATCAAACTTAAAGAGCTTCTTTTTGTAACCGTCTTCTTCTTTTCTGCCTTTATAAGGTTTCAATAACGTTCTATACTTATCGTGGTAAGATATAATTCTAATATTGTTTTGTGTTCTAATAATGATATTGAACTTCTGCGCCACATCTCATCTACTCTTTCCGTCATAAATTCACTAGTTTTCCTCACAGAGACGTTATATTGTTCAGCGCCCAGTGTACTCAATTAGAATTATATCGATATCTAagtaattctattttttttttcaaatatagtcACAAGTGAAGTtttgttacaaataatattactaataaattcttcttcttcctatactgtcctcattaacggaggttggcgaccacatttctaaaagtttctctgtcttttgcaacgtggaataattcatctacagtcatgtttgtccagtctcgaatatttcgcagccatgatttcctctttctacctattccctttttgccatcgactctaccctcatgatgacctgcagaagtctatatttatcattcctcagtatgtgtccaaggtatgcagtcttgcgtacttttattgttctcaacaattttttgtctcgactcattcttctcagcacttcctcattggtgaccctggcagtccatggaaatCTCAATATTCttcggtatatccaaagttcaaagactttaagcttcttaactatttgcgtaTTTGCCGTACAATAGCTGGGACCAGacataacattcaacaaacctcagactcagcgcagtattcagatttttgtaaattttaagaacgctgcccttgccatttctattcgtaccctgatctcttgttctggatctaattctgtgttgatttaatctcccagatatttatattttgtcaatcTCTATATTTGCTGTCCAGcaagggttagttgttcattatttattggactccttgatactaggataaatttggtcttatctgtgttgatgtcaagtcccattttaatgcattcactatttattgcatctagtaaaatTTGTTTACTATACTTACTGTTAATATTatggtgtttacgatttctccaccaattcttattccctcttttcttttccATAAGgcgacctgtgagtacacgtgtcggagacaagacgcatccttgcatggcccctctcgcaatcggtatattatttgtttctatatcgttcacctttactactgctttctggttgcagtatatagccttaataaactcaatgtcttttttgtctaaattgatgtttttttatttatctattaacttcatatgctgcactcggtcaaaggccttcctaaagtctatgaagcatacatatgtaCATTTGTTATATTTCTGatatttctgcaagagtaccgtcaacgcaaataatgcttctcttgtacccatgcctcctctgaagccaaactacgtttgatctatctgctccttacatttcttataaatttgtttttgaaaaattttcaagagaatctttaaagtgtggcacattaggcttatcaatctatagtcattacatgatttgggattgttgttttttggtagaggtaaaaatttcgatttaagccattcctccgggatgttgccctctacatatatgtggttgagaattcgggtgagtctctttatattaccgttatctaaggcttttaacagttcaactggaatttgatcagaacccggtgcttttccttgttttgcattctgtagggcattctttacttctgagagtaaaatttgtaggtattgttcgtcttcacctatatcttgttcatttttcCTCTCGTtatggaacagatggattatatattgatctcatacttcctttattttgctctcttcagtaagtattccttcattattatctcttgttatgagtgttcttttTTGTTGAAGTTTTGTTGTTGAGTTCTACCATTTCCTGGCATTCCTTGTTGATTtattcctccttagcctttctgattgcatatttgattttattcttgatggttttgtatttattttcatctttatttttgtattttctattttcAGTTAgtagctcaactatttccggtgtcaccagtctttttagtggttttctcttcttcgcctaggacctcttttcccgcttttagtatgaCTTTTTTCATATCTACCCATTCcacgcttccttcagttaattcatttatctctgcgtttagttgctgttggcagttgtcgtgttttaggtttttgatatttattttggtggttttaacatttttctccggttttctgagtctaatgttgacgtttgctagtaatagattatggtccgtatctgcatctgcgcttggataggtttttgcactttgtatttcattacgaaaccttttgttaatcgttatgaaatctatttggtttctgattatattgttggtgttatcttttggAGAAGTCCACGTATATAATCTTCATTAGGGTAGGTCGTAGTATGTATtttttatgactaattctttctccTAGCAGTACTGGACTAGTCTATCACCTCTTTCGTTTTTTTTACCTAAGCCAAAACTTCCTACTATATTTcctaaagtcgcccataattatttttacctcctacttctttatattttttgttaccaGCTCTAAATCCACGTAGAATTTTTCGACGTCAGCATCATTGCTATCAGCTATTGGagcatacatacatacatactaaTAAATATCTAATGCAAAATATATTACTCCTTAAAATCAGATATCGTGGGTGCTAATAAGTTAATCACCAGAGAATGTAACCCGGTAGACTACGTGGTATTTGATCCAACACTAATGCTAATAAAAAGGACTAAACACTAAGCTCTAATGTAATtctactttcacatgaaatttatcagtcacTTCTATACCTGTCCTAACAGTAGGTGTTAAAACAGGTGTAGGAGAGAGGCTTTCTTCTAGTAATTGTTCTTATACtacattttctttaatttctcAATCCGTACCTGTCTCAATTCCTAATAAAACTAAAGTTATATAATATTAAGACGTATGAAACTTTTTTTCGTCTTTTATAAGAGGGGTGGTCCAAATGTTCGAAACACACCTCTGTCCTAGAAGGTAGGCAGAACCGCTTTTCAGGCTCTGTTAAGCAGGATTCCTCCAGCGTGGCCACGATGATATCCGAGACCACCGGCAGGGGTTGTTCGGACACCATCGCCGTCAATGCCAGAGACCTTTCTGTTAAAAAACACCTTCCTCATCGGTGAATTACCGGACCGATCGCCCTGATTGAGACTCAACATCGGCATCTAGCACTTTCTCACTACAACTGAATTTGTTTCTCCTTCTGTTCTTCTTGTTGAAACTtaaactaatttataatttgttCGGTCTGTATAATAATGAATCTTTTGGCGATTtaaaccacttatttttcgattatCTTAATAATAGGGAACAGAATCGGAACCTATATTTAATCAATCTCAATATTActctaccagttaacatcagctaTCTGTTAtattattctgacaaatctatataaaatattctaatcaagtttataaacgttTCTTTGTTTAATGCCACCTCTCTCTTCACACACATactatgtttttaaaataaaaaccttatTTAACataaccaaaaaaaattaaaactaagacACAATTAATGCagaactaaatttaaattaagaTACTATACCAAAGAAAGcaagatataatattttttaatgaaatttattaatatgtaaaattaacaaaaatatgaCAAGCTCTTTAACATCCTTCACACCAACATTTGAGACTTGCACTACAATGTCCACCACCGATTCCCTCTTCATGGCATACTCTTCGGCAAGCTTCGTTGTCCCATACTGCACAAGGTCCTCCATATCTTCCAGACAAGCAATCACCAAATGCTAGCTCCGTACCAATAGTAATAATTAGAAGAATTGCAAAAATTATATATCccttcattttaaaaataaatttatcaatTACACAAGTAGTACAGTAGACTATGAACAGTGCAAATGCTGAATGATTAATATgacagaaaataaatatttatataacccAAAAACGATTAGAGTCCTTTTAAGAAATCTCTATATAGGTACTATTAAATATTTCCTAATTATACAGTTTTACTTAATATTTTGTGTTGGAATTACATAAATATTATTAAGGTTATAATTACAGCTAATAATTACTTTTTGATAAGAATAAAGAGAATTAATACCAAATCAGTTTTCCACATTTTTTTCATATTAACAAACAAGATTTTTTCTATCTAAAAAAAGTTGTTAGGAATTGTCACGTattaggttttcttcttcttcgcgtgccatatcagaataatccgacgttggcgatcaccattgcgaaggcttctcgatcttctgtaatatggaataattgtcctgcatttgatatctgtgtccattcacaaatgtttttaaccaagaaactttcTTCCTACaactctacggccctctattttgcctttaagaatcagttgtaatattttataatgacttccccttactatatgtcccagatcaaacatttttcaatgtttaacagtctttagcagttctctatctttgttgacactccttagtacttcttcattagtttttcttgctgtccaaggtatattaagcattcgtctatgaacccacatttccaatgctttaattttgttcatggtcgacacttttagcgtccacacttctgcactatataaaagtacggaccaaacatagcacttaaaaatttttgtcttacttctaaactgagatgattattgcaaagaaatgacttcatttttataaaagtagttttagtcattgctattctacattttatttctatgtctggataaagttggtccgttatcacagttccca is drawn from Diabrotica undecimpunctata isolate CICGRU chromosome 5, icDiaUnde3, whole genome shotgun sequence and contains these coding sequences:
- the LOC140440840 gene encoding drosomycin-like, translated to MKGYLIFAILLILTIGTELAFGDCLSGRYGGPCAVWDNDTCRRVCHEEGRGGGHCSASLKCWCEGC